The Oncorhynchus clarkii lewisi isolate Uvic-CL-2024 chromosome 29, UVic_Ocla_1.0, whole genome shotgun sequence genome contains a region encoding:
- the LOC139388056 gene encoding G protein-coupled receptor kinase 5-like, whose amino-acid sequence MEIDSMAANSALISAREGGGGKGRSWKWRRMLRFPHISQCMELGNTIARDYSSLCVKQPIGRQLFCLFCQSKPELRHCNSLLDKMGEYEVQSDEDRKSFGMQIINRFLSRQSSECVQVVESYGKRCRESLKVRHGRDIFIDCTDDLHEFLSGAPFLQYLQSMYFERFLQWKMVERQPVTKHTFRQYRMLGKGGFGEVWACQVRASGKMYACKKLEKTHMKKRRGEAMALNEKQILEKLNSRFVVSLAYAYETKQSLCLVLSIMNGGDLRFHIYNIGPPGLEPARVRFYAAEVCCGLHHLHQRNIVYRDLKPENILLDDNGHIRISDLGLAVKLSGGNLVRGRVGTLGYMAPEVIGHEYYGISPDWWGLGCLVYEMTAGRSPFKRQGEQLTEKEMERRIQETEEVYRKTFSSETEDFCRSLLTKDPRQRLGCRRCGVEGVKSHPFFSTINFRRLDAGVIEPPFKPNPRAVYCKDVQDIDEFSTVKGVILERTDDDFYTKFNTGCVAIPWQTEMIEMGCFKELNVFGPQGSRPPDLDWGQNPAPEKPKRRLLDRIFHKTHTC is encoded by the exons ATGGAAATAGATAGTATGGCGGCAAACAGCGCACTCATCAGTGCCAGGGAAG GTGGAGGAGGAAAAGGCAGGAGTTGGAAATGGAGAAGGATGCTGCGCTTCCCTCACATAAGCCAGTGTATGGAGCTGGGTAACACCATcg CGAGAGACTACTCCAGTCTGTGTGTGAAGCAGCCTATTGGCAGACAACTATTCTGTCTCTTCTGTCAGAGCAAACCTGAGCTACGGCACTGCAACTCCCTACTGGACAAAATG GGGGAGTATGAGGTGCAATCAGATGAAGATAGGAAGAGTTTTGGCATGCAAATCATTAACAGGTTCCTCAGTAGACAG TCGTCTGAGTGTGTACAGGTTGTGGAGAGCTATGGTAAGAGGTGCAGAGAGAGTCTGAAGGTGAGGCACGGTAGAGACATCTTCATTGACTGCACAGA TGACCTCCATGAGTTCCTGAGTGGTGCCCCCTTCCTTCAGTACCTGCAGAGCATGTACTTTGAGCGTTTTCTGCAGTGGAAGATGGTAGAGAG ACAACCCGTTACCAAACACACCTTCAGACAGTACAGGATGCTGGGCAAGGGAGGCTTCGGGGAG gTGTGGGCATGCCAGGTGCGAGCCTCTGGGAAGATGTATGCATGTAAGAAGCTGGAGAAGACTCAcatgaagaagaggagaggagaggccatgGCCCTCAACGAGAAACAGATACTGGAAAAGCTCAACAGCAGATTTGTG GTGAGTCTGGCGTATGCGTATGAGACCAAACAATCTCTTTGTCTGGTTCTAAGCATAATGAACGGAGGAGACCTGCGGTTCCACATCTATAACATTGGTCCTCCAGGCCTGGAGCCGGCCAGGGTTCGGTTCTATGCTGctgaggtctgctgtggtctccaccacctccaccagagGAACATtgtctacag GGATCTAAAACCGGAGAACATACTTCTGGATGACAATG GGCACATCCGTATCTCAGACCTGGGCCTGGCGGTGAAGCTATCCGGGGGGAATCTGGTACGAGGCAGGGTGGGGACCCTGGGTTACATGG CTCCAGAGGTGATTGGCCATGAGTACTACGGGATAAGCCCTGATTGGTGGGGCCTGGGCTGCCTTGTGTACGAGATGACGGCCGGACGATCCCCATTCAAGAGACAAGGGGAGCAATTGACagaaaaagagatggagagaaggatacAGGAGACGGAGGAGGTGTACAGGAAGACATTTAGCAGCGAGACAGAAGACTTCTGCCGCTCT CTGTTGACCAAAGACCCGAGACAGAGGTTAGGGTGTCGAAGGTGTGGGGTGGAAGGGGTCAAGTCCCATCCCTTCTTCAGCACcatcaacttcaggaggctggaCGCCGGAGTCATTGAGCCACCCTTCAAACCAAAT ccCAGGGCGGTGTACTGCAAGGATGTGCAGGACATTGATGAGTtctccacagtaaaaggagtcaTTTTGGAGAGGACAGACGACGACTTCTACACCAAGTTTAACACAGGCTGCGTGGCCATACCCTGGCAGACAGAG atgatAGAGATGGGTTGTTTCAAGGAGCTGAATGTGTTTGGCCCTCAGGGTTCTAGACCCCCTGACCTGGACTGGGGCCAGAATCCTGCCCCAGAGAAACCTAAACGTAGACTGCTGGACCGCATCTTCCACAAGACACACACCTGTTGA